In Microbacterium maritypicum, the following are encoded in one genomic region:
- a CDS encoding 3-isopropylmalate dehydrogenase, with translation MSRVVKLAVIPGDGIGPEVIAEAEKVLDAVTAESGVVFDKTRFSLGAGRFLETGDTLTDDDLASIAANDAILLGAVGGTPGEPRLKDANIERGLLLKLRFTLDHYVNLRPSKLFTGAPGPLTDPGEIDFVVVREGTEGPYVGNGGAIRKGTPQEVANETSVNTAFGVERVVRYAFDLAERRRKKLTLVHKTNVLVHAGAIWQRVVNEVAAEHPDVTVDYLHVDAATIFLVTDPSRFDVIVTDNLFGDILTDLAGAVTGGIGLAASGNINPDGAFPSMFEPVHGSAPDIAGQQKADPTAAILSIALLLDHLGLAEESARVSAAVEADIAARTAARTTAEIGSAITARL, from the coding sequence ATGTCGCGTGTCGTGAAGCTGGCCGTCATCCCCGGTGACGGCATCGGTCCCGAGGTCATCGCCGAGGCGGAGAAGGTGCTCGACGCCGTCACCGCTGAAAGCGGCGTGGTCTTCGACAAGACCCGTTTCTCGCTGGGTGCCGGGCGCTTCCTCGAGACCGGCGACACCCTCACCGACGACGACCTCGCATCGATCGCCGCGAACGATGCGATCCTGCTCGGTGCGGTCGGAGGCACGCCGGGCGAGCCGCGTCTGAAGGATGCGAACATCGAGCGGGGGCTGCTGCTGAAGCTGCGCTTCACCCTCGACCACTACGTGAACCTGCGGCCGTCGAAGCTCTTCACGGGCGCACCCGGTCCCCTGACGGATCCGGGTGAGATCGACTTCGTCGTGGTCCGTGAGGGCACGGAAGGCCCCTACGTCGGCAACGGCGGCGCGATCCGCAAGGGCACGCCGCAGGAGGTCGCGAACGAGACCTCGGTGAACACGGCCTTCGGTGTGGAGCGCGTCGTGCGCTACGCCTTCGATCTCGCCGAGCGCCGCCGCAAGAAGCTGACTCTCGTGCACAAGACGAACGTGCTCGTGCACGCAGGAGCCATCTGGCAGCGTGTCGTCAACGAGGTCGCCGCCGAGCACCCCGACGTGACCGTCGACTATCTGCATGTCGACGCGGCCACGATCTTCCTGGTCACCGACCCCTCGCGCTTCGACGTGATCGTCACCGACAACCTGTTCGGCGACATCCTCACCGACCTCGCGGGAGCCGTGACCGGCGGTATCGGACTCGCGGCATCGGGGAACATCAACCCCGACGGCGCGTTTCCCTCGATGTTCGAGCCCGTGCACGGTTCGGCGCCCGACATCGCGGGCCAGCAGAAGGCCGATCCGACCGCGGCGATCCTCTCGATCGCACTGCTGCTCGACCACCTCGGCCTCGCAGAGGAATCCGCACGCGTGAGCGCGGCGGTCGAGGCCGACATCGCCGCACGCACGGCGGCACGAACGACGGCGGAGATCGGCTCCGCGATCACTGCGCGCCTCTGA
- a CDS encoding MFS transporter codes for MTRTASIPTTETDAPRVGARGWAALVVLMLPVLLVSVDNTVLSFALPEISIALAPTGAEQLWIIDVYPLVLAGLLVTMGTLGDRFGRRKMLLIGATGFAAVSALAAFAPTAGLLIAARALLGFFGAMLMPSTLSLLRSIFQNRDQRRMAIAVWASAFSAGSALGPIVGGFLLEHFAWGSVFLIAVPVLIPLLIAAPLLVPESRDPNPGRIDLISIALSMATMIPVVYAIKSLAVDGPSLTAGAWALLGFGMGYLFVRRQLRSRSPMLDMALFRRGSFSGAILVNLLSVVALVGFLYFVSQHLQLVLGLSPMMAGLALVPGMLAMIVAGLSVVPVSRRVPPHIVIPVGLAFSVAGYLIVAFTTHAHGVLPLVIAFVVLGIGIGAAETISNELILSSAPAAKAGAASAVSETAYELGAVLGTAVLGGIITAFYRGALVLPEGLPADVAHAAGETLAGAYTAAQALPEQLGTALWDAAAAAFGSGVMVTSLIGAALVVLAGVIAAVTLRKAPSH; via the coding sequence ATGACCCGTACTGCGTCGATCCCGACGACAGAGACGGATGCTCCCCGCGTCGGAGCCCGTGGCTGGGCGGCGCTCGTCGTCCTCATGCTGCCGGTGCTGCTGGTGTCGGTGGACAACACGGTGCTGAGCTTCGCGCTCCCGGAGATCTCCATCGCGCTCGCCCCCACCGGGGCCGAGCAGCTGTGGATCATCGACGTGTACCCCCTGGTGCTGGCCGGGCTCCTGGTGACGATGGGCACGCTGGGCGACCGCTTCGGCCGCCGGAAGATGCTGCTGATCGGTGCGACCGGCTTCGCCGCCGTGTCGGCTCTCGCCGCCTTCGCGCCGACGGCCGGGCTGCTCATCGCCGCCCGCGCGCTCCTCGGTTTCTTCGGCGCCATGCTGATGCCGTCGACCCTCTCGCTGCTGCGCTCGATCTTCCAGAACCGCGACCAGCGCCGCATGGCGATCGCGGTGTGGGCCTCGGCGTTCTCCGCCGGTTCCGCCCTCGGACCCATCGTGGGCGGATTCCTCCTCGAGCACTTCGCCTGGGGATCGGTGTTCCTCATCGCCGTCCCCGTGCTCATCCCGCTCCTGATCGCGGCACCGCTGCTCGTCCCGGAGAGCCGCGACCCGAACCCGGGCCGCATCGACCTGATCAGCATCGCGCTCTCGATGGCGACCATGATCCCCGTCGTCTACGCGATCAAGTCGCTGGCCGTCGACGGGCCGAGCCTCACGGCCGGCGCATGGGCTCTGCTCGGCTTCGGCATGGGGTACCTGTTCGTCCGTCGCCAGCTGCGCTCCCGGTCGCCGATGCTCGACATGGCGCTGTTCCGGCGAGGCTCATTCTCCGGGGCGATCCTGGTGAACCTGCTCAGCGTCGTCGCGCTCGTCGGCTTCCTCTACTTCGTGTCGCAGCACCTGCAACTGGTGCTCGGGCTGTCGCCGATGATGGCGGGCTTGGCACTCGTCCCCGGCATGCTCGCGATGATCGTCGCCGGCCTCTCGGTCGTGCCCGTCTCGCGCCGCGTGCCGCCGCACATCGTGATCCCGGTCGGACTCGCGTTCTCGGTGGCGGGCTACCTGATCGTGGCATTCACGACCCACGCGCACGGAGTGCTTCCCCTCGTCATCGCCTTCGTCGTGCTCGGCATCGGCATCGGGGCGGCGGAGACGATCTCGAACGAGCTGATCCTCTCCAGTGCCCCCGCGGCGAAGGCCGGCGCCGCGAGTGCCGTCTCCGAGACAGCGTACGAACTCGGCGCCGTGCTCGGCACCGCGGTGTTGGGTGGCATCATCACCGCGTTCTACCGCGGCGCGCTCGTGCTGCCCGAAGGGCTGCCGGCCGATGTGGCGCACGCGGCGGGGGAGACCCTCGCCGGCGCCTACACCGCGGCGCAGGCGCTTCCGGAGCAGCTCGGGACAGCGCTGTGGGATGCGGCTGCTGCCGCGTTCGGCTCCGGTGTGATGGTGACGTCGCTGATCGGCGCTGCCCTCGTGGTCCTCGCCGGTGTCATCGCGGCCGTCACACTGCGCAAAGCCCCCTCGCACTGA